The sequence ATCGCTCCGCGGGAGTCGACGCGCGTTGCGATTCCGGATGCCGTCGCCACGCCCGGTGACGCTTCCGCCGAGCTGATCGTCGCCGATGTGTCCGGCGCGCGCGGGCTCTGGTGGTTCGCCGAACCCCGCGACAGCGCCCTCGCCGAGCCGCGCCTCACCGCCGAGGTGGAGCGCGTCGCCGACGGCGGGCACCTGGTGACCGTCACGGCGGGCGCACTGGTGCGCGACCTCACCCTGCTCGTCGACCGGCTGTCCCCCGACGCCCGAGTCGACCGCGGCCTGGTGACCCTGCTTCCCGGCGAGCGGGCGGTGTTCCGCATCGACGGCGTGGCCGAGCTCGACGCCGCCACCGTTCTCGGTCCGCTGGTCGCGCGATCCGGCAACCAGCTCGTCGGCGGGCGGTAGCACCCGGCCGACACCGTCCGCTGAACAGTTGAGGGGCCTCCGCACGGACGGAGACCCCTCACCGGTTCAGGCCCGCGGCAGCCGCAGCGTCACGAGTTGGAACGGACGCAGCGCCAGACGGATGCCGTCGGCATCCTGACCCGTCAGCGCCGCCTGCTCGCTCTCCCGCTCGAGCAGGTCCACTTCGCTGGCGTCGCCGCTCGGGAAGCCCACGGCGACCGTGGCGTCGGCGCGACGCCCAAGCGCCTCGTACAGTCGCACGATGACGTCGCCGCTGCCGTCTTCGGCGAGCTTGACCGTCTCAACCACCACACCCGGGTGATCGATCGAGACGAGGGGCTTCACATCGTCGGCGCCCTCGATGCGGCGCTCTGCGAGGTTCGTGCGGTACCCCTCGGCGATCGCGTCGACGAGCTCGCCACCGACGACGATGCCCACCTCCAGATGATGCCGGCCCTGGTCCTGCTGCGGGTCGGGGAACAGCGCAGCCCTGACGAGCGAGAGCCGCACGGTCGAGTACGTGCCGCCCGTCTCACGCGGATGCCGGGTGATGTCGTGACCGTAGGTGGAGTCGTTGGTGACCGCGACACCGAAGTCGCTCTCGCCCACTCTGACCCACCGGTGCGCCACGGTCTCGAAGCGCGCGGCATCCCACGAGGTATTGGTGTGGGTCGGACGCACGATGTGCCCGAACTGGATCTCGGAGGCGGCGTGGTCGGTGTGCACGTCGACGGGGACGCTGAGCTTGAGCAGCTTCTGCTGCTCGTGCCAGTCGATGTCGACAGCCAGCTTCAGGGTTCGCGACCCCTCGTCGAGACGGATGCTGTGCACCAGCGTCGACGCGCCGAAGGAACGCGAGATCACCACGGCGCCGTCGACGATCTCGATGCCGTCCGCCTCGAGGAGGTCGGTGACGTTGCGGCGGTAGTGCTCGTCGATGTCCCAGGCATCCCACTGCGTCGGGGTGTCCCGGTGCAACTGGAAGACGCCGGCGTTCTGACCTTCCGGCACGACCTCGCGGCCGCTCGCCAGGTCGATGATCGACGTCAGCACCCCCCGGGCGTCGATCGTCGCACGCACGAGCTCGTTGTCGAGCACAAACCCGCCGTCCGCCGCGACCGGCGTGACCGGTGCGACCGCATCCGCCTCGCCGATCGCCAGCGCGCCGACCGAGGCATGCCCGTGCGGGGCCGCGTTGACCACGAGGCTGCGCGTGCCCTCGCCGACCAGCGCACGCAGCGAATCGGCGATGATCTGCTCGAGCTCCACGGCGATCGCCGCGTAGTTGCGCTCGGCATCCTGGTGCACCCAGGCGATCGACGTTCCGGGCAGGATGTCGTGGAACTGCTGGAGGAGGACGAGCTGCCAGAGGCGTTTGAGCTGCTCGGTCGGGTAGGCGCGTCCGGTTCGGACAGACGCCGTCGCCGCCCAGAGCTCGGCCTCGCGGAGCAGGTGCTCGCTGCGACGGTTGCCCTGCTTGGTGCGCAGCTGACTCGTGTACGTGCCGCGGTGGAACTCGAGATACAGCTCGCCGCTCCACACCTCGGGCGACGGGTACTCGGACTCGGCCTGCTCGAAGAACGCCCGTGGCGTGGAATGCCGGGCGACCGGCGACCCTTCCAACGACCCCGCGCGCGCGACCTGCGCAGCCATCTCCCGGGTCGGTCCGCCTCCGCCGTCGCCGTAACCGTACGGCAGCAGCGAGACACGGGCTCTGCCCTTGTCCTGGAAGTTCCGCTGCGCATGCGCGAGATCGGCCTGCGAGGCGTCCGAGTTGTACTTGTCCACCGGAGGGAAGTGCGTGAACACGCGCGTTCCGTCGAGGCCCTCCCAGAGGAACGTGTGGTGCGGCATCCGGTTCGTCTCGTTCCAGGAGATCTTCTGCGTGAGGAACCACTTCGATCCCGACGCCTTGATGATCTGAGGAAGGGCGCCGCTGTAGCCGAAGGAGTCGGGCAGCCAGACCTCGGGGGTGTCGATCCCGAACTCGCGGAGGAAGAAGCCCTTGCCCTCGACGAACTGGCGGGCGAGGGCTTCGGAGCCGACCATGTTCGT is a genomic window of Microbacterium maritypicum containing:
- a CDS encoding alpha-mannosidase, with product MHDRTALIEMRIDRFIRERLRPARHRLSHPLEVRAWEVPGEPVSFTDAVQADFTPTAVGAPWGRPWGTTWFRVTGEVPSEWRTASGGLPDGTRAELVVDLGFTAGQSGFQAEALVWDLDGNPIKGISPFNNAVAAAVQSDGRIDVLLEAASNPDVGSIFTFDPTALGDPETAGADPIYVLRVVDVALRDLTVESLLDDTVILRGLLGELDASSPRRAEIVQALDRMIDLVDPHDVAGTAAAGREALREVLASPAHASAHVLHAVGHAHIDSAWLWPVRETARKVSRTFSNVLSLMDENPDVVFASSSAQQFAWIKERYPEIWERLVERVREGRFVPVGGMWVESDTNMVGSEALARQFVEGKGFFLREFGIDTPEVWLPDSFGYSGALPQIIKASGSKWFLTQKISWNETNRMPHHTFLWEGLDGTRVFTHFPPVDKYNSDASQADLAHAQRNFQDKGRARVSLLPYGYGDGGGGPTREMAAQVARAGSLEGSPVARHSTPRAFFEQAESEYPSPEVWSGELYLEFHRGTYTSQLRTKQGNRRSEHLLREAELWAATASVRTGRAYPTEQLKRLWQLVLLQQFHDILPGTSIAWVHQDAERNYAAIAVELEQIIADSLRALVGEGTRSLVVNAAPHGHASVGALAIGEADAVAPVTPVAADGGFVLDNELVRATIDARGVLTSIIDLASGREVVPEGQNAGVFQLHRDTPTQWDAWDIDEHYRRNVTDLLEADGIEIVDGAVVISRSFGASTLVHSIRLDEGSRTLKLAVDIDWHEQQKLLKLSVPVDVHTDHAASEIQFGHIVRPTHTNTSWDAARFETVAHRWVRVGESDFGVAVTNDSTYGHDITRHPRETGGTYSTVRLSLVRAALFPDPQQDQGRHHLEVGIVVGGELVDAIAEGYRTNLAERRIEGADDVKPLVSIDHPGVVVETVKLAEDGSGDVIVRLYEALGRRADATVAVGFPSGDASEVDLLERESEQAALTGQDADGIRLALRPFQLVTLRLPRA